aacattatatattaatccaaaattcatgtttaattttgagATTCTTCCTTATATATGGTATTTGCACTAAAATGTTTATCCCAATCAACCAAATTTGTGAACTCTTTCAACTCTATCTCCAAGGTCCATAGAGCtttcattatataaaatttaataacatatatCAATAATGTTTTGAAGTATCAGTCTTGAtctttttttatacaatgactagaattatttataatttcttcccaactcttaaatagaaagataaacGCATTTCAATACGTTTAAACCCATATACTCTTGAATTAGAAACAATATCGATGCCAAacacaaaaataatgaaattaatttcaatagtAACCGAAGAGGGAATTGGTGaagtaacaataaaataaattaaaaaatattagctAGTACTTACGCTGTATTTTGGACAAATAAGTTACATTGAACAGCCCTTGCTTTAAGGTTAAGAGAGTGAAACCTTAGGCAACAAGGCagttgaaataatttaatatgagcAAACTCGCGACCAATCAATTATATATGCTTGTTCATGTACACACGGAAAGACACGAGTAAATACCCTAATCAGGTACTCCatccaaatataattataaaattataattagacAAAAAAACCTAACGCTAAATACAATATATGAAGCAATCAGtgccaattttttaatttgaaatatatatcgTATGGGATACTTCGTTTTTCTTGATTGATGCATGTAAAACGAAGTGTTGTCCCTCACGTGTTttgttcttatatatatatatgggtgaATTAGTCTATACTTGAGATAAAGCTGAATTCTAATATTCTCTAAACATGGCTTTGAGGTGGTTTCTGCATTCAGCATGTCATGTTCTGGGGTACCTACATGAGTCTGATGACATGCAGTACTGCAAGAACATGGCAAGTGAACAAAGTGGAGGAGTGACTCAGAGCTCAAAGGTGTCCTCCAACGGTGAGCTGACGGTGGTTAAAGCGAAAATGCATCCGGGTTCGGGGTTTCAGATGCCGCTGCACTATCCTCGTTACGCTAAAGCGGATTACGAGAAAATGGAGGAGTGGAAAGTGGACATGCTTCTCAGAGAATATGGACTAAGTTTGGAGGGCAACCTCAGCCTTGATGAGAAGAGAGCATATGCAATGGGCACATTCTTGTGGCCTCATCAGTATTGATCCATCTTCTAATCATCATCGTGCCTTAATCAAGCTGCTAGCTAATATCATATGCATAcagttaatatataattaaatatagtaCATGTATATGGTGTGCGGTACTTTGTAGTAAGATGGTTGGAATCTAGTTTTGTTTAATGGAGTCCCTAATAAGGTTTCTCGAGTTCTCTATAGTTTTCAGTGTAATTAATTCGGGTGGTCTCTCACACTGTCGCACAGATGAACTAATTAAATATCATTACAAGACAATTAATGTTAATCCGACCTTGtgatatttgtatttttgtcaTGCATGCCAGCTGGTTTTAGAATGTTCGACCATACACACATATAAAAACATGTCTTATAAGAATGTCCAATTAAAACATCAAGATACACCATGGTAGTGGATATGCATGTACCCATAAGTGGGCATTTGGTAGAGCCTAGAAGTTACATTGAAAGAAAGCGTATCCATTTACACTTATATAATTACACCATTTTTTTCTACTACTGTTGATGCCTTTTTGCATGTCACACGCTGGTGCCATAACTTTGGTACAATAAATATGCCTATTTTTGGAATTTCATCATTGCCATACCAAATCTAGGAGTAGTATAAAAAGGAGAGACCCTTCTTATTCactccaaaaaatatataaaaaaatcgaCCCAAATTAAACGTAAGTGTTCAATTCTCCTAAAGTATCATTATGGATGAAAGGGAGGAGCATGCGGAAAAGAAGGTTGAAGCTGTAGGCAAATACCACTTCCTTAGAAACACATTGCAGATTGTTGTATGGGTTTCTTTTTTATCGATTTTCCTTTGCCATTCTTCAGGCATGGCCTACTCTTTGTTTCCTCATTCCTTCAATGTTTATTTCTCCACTTTCCTTTTCTCCTTCTTCACCCACACAGTTGAGAGAAAGTACATGTTCATCATTTGCAACGGAATACTAGCATTCGTCGCCAAAAGCTCCGTGTGTAGCCGCTCAGAGTCTGATAATAATGGCTCCCTGGCCTTGCAGATATCCACCCCACCAACCCAAACGAAACCTTCA
This genomic stretch from Gossypium raimondii isolate GPD5lz chromosome 6, ASM2569854v1, whole genome shotgun sequence harbors:
- the LOC105774483 gene encoding uncharacterized protein LOC105774483; translation: MALRWFLHSACHVLGYLHESDDMQYCKNMASEQSGGVTQSSKVSSNGELTVVKAKMHPGSGFQMPLHYPRYAKADYEKMEEWKVDMLLREYGLSLEGNLSLDEKRAYAMGTFLWPHQY